GCTGCTTTCCGTAGCCGCCGCCGTCGTTTTCGCCGACAGCCTCAAAAAGTAGTTTCCGCCGCGCGTTCCGAGCCGTTCGACACGTCCTGTCGGACGGCTCTTTTCGGATCCGGGACAAAATTCTCTCCGCGCAAGGAGGAGCCGATATGATCCGTTTCAACTGCGATTACAGCGAGGGATGCCATCCCGCCGTCCTCGAAGCCCTCGTCAGAACCAACATGGAGCAGACGCCCGGCTACGGAGAAGACGCGCACTGCGAACGCGCCGCCGCGCTGATCCGCGCCGCCTGCGACGCGCCGGAGGCGGCCGTGCACTTCCTCGTCGGCGGCACGCAGGCCAACTTCGTGATGATCGCCGCGGCGCTGCGCCCGCATCAGGCCGCCGTCTGCGCCGATACCGGGCACATCAACGTGCACGAAAGCGGCGCCGTCGAAGCGACCGGACACAAGGTGATCGCCGTTCCCGGAGCGGACGGCAAGATCTCGGCCGCCCAGGTGCGCGCGGTCGTCGAAAACCATTGGGACGACGTGACCCACGAGCACATGGCTCAGCCCAGGCTGGTCTATATCTCCAACCCGACCGGGCTGGGCACGATCTACAGCTTGGCCGAGCTGACGGCGCTGCACGATCTGTGCCGCGAGAAAAATCTTTTCCTTTACATGGACGGCGCGCGCCTGGGCTACGGTCTGGCGGCCGCGGGCAACGACCTGACGCTGGCCGACGTCGCCCGCCTGACCGACGCCTTTTACATCGGCGGCACCAAAGTGGGCGCGCTGTTCGGCGAGGCGCTGGTCATTGCCAACGGGGCGCTGAAGGAAGACTTCCGCTACATCGAAAAGCAGCGCGGCGCCATGCTCGCCAAGGGACGCCTGCTGGGCGTGCAGTTCGAAACGCTCTTTACGGACGATCTGTACCTGAAAATTTCCCGTCACGCCGTGGACATGGCCATGCTGATCCGCGACGCCTGCCGCGCCAAAGAGTGGAATTTTATGGTCGAGTCGCCGACGAACCAGCAGTTCCCGATCGTTCCCGTCGAAGCGCTGAAAAAACTCGGCGAGCAGTACGCTTATTCGCCGTGGGCGAAAATCGACGGACGCCGCGAGGCCGTGCGCTTCTGCACCAGCTGGGCGAGCAGGGAAGAAGACGTTCGCGCGCTCGCCGCCGCCATTGCCGGATCGTAGAAAACTTTATCGGTAAAATGTTCCACGTGGAACATTTTACGCCGCCTCGAAACGATGATCGAGGCGGCGTCTTTTTTGTGGCATATCGAAAAAAACTTGCGGTTTTTCTAATCGGCGTGCATCCTTTGCCAGCCGGGGTCGCCGCGGTGCTGCTGGTCGAGCCGGTCAGCCATGCCGTTCCAGATCGCGCGCAGTTCCTCGACGGAACGGCGCACCTTGCGCGCGTACACGGGGCCGCCGGTGGAGCTGTACGAGGGATCGACCTTGAAGGCGTCGGGGGCGACGTTCTTGTTCGTGCGCAGCGGCGTCAGTTCGGGATCGCGCAGGACGACGATCTCGGCGATCGCCTGCGCGACCAGTTTATCGACGTTGTCGAGGATCTGATAGTCGTCCACGCCTATGTTGCCGAGCGCGTCGGCGCCGGGCAGTTTCGACACGGCGTCCACGGCCTTGTCGTAAAAACTCCTGACGGTTTTCTGCTGTCGATCCAGCTCCGCGAAGAACTCCTCGCATTCTTTCAGCTTGGCGTCGCTGACGGCCATGACGTGATTGTCGATGATGCGGGCGAGATTGGCGATGCCGCTGCGAGCGCGTTTGCCGCTGGTGTTGACGTATTGAGAGAGGCCGGAATAAAGCAGCACGTCGTTGAAAAGATAATTGTTCGGGTACGCGCCGCTGCGGGAGGCGCGGCCGGAAATCCCCTGCCCGCCGCGCAGCGATTCCACCATGGTGAGAAAAGCGCGGTAGGCGGCGTTGTACTCTCTGAGCGTCTCGGCGTACTCCGCGTCGTACTTGCGAAACCACTCGAAAGACTCGTGGAGCCGGTTGGCGCGCAGCACGATGCTGTTGGCCATGATGACAGTGACGAGCTGGTTCATATATTGTGTGAGGCCGGATTTTTTGACGTAAGTATCGTAGGCCTCGATGATTTCCTTGACGCGCTGAATGTTCTGAGCCGTGTCGCGGATGGCGGTCCGCTCGTCGAACATATTGCGCGCCGTCGTGTAGACCTGGAAATTTCTGAGGGCAAATTCCATGGAGGGGTCTTTGAAGACCGTGCCGACGGCCAGCGGACGGCGGATATCGTGCAGCTGCTCCAGCAAATCCATCGCGATTTTCAGGTTCAGTCCCTCGGAACTGATTTCCGGCACCGGGAGCCGAGGCGGATCTTGACCGGCCGCGGCGGGCTGCGCAACAGACGCCAGGCACAGAGCGAGAACGGCGATAATGGCGCGGAGTTTCATGGCGATCTCCTTTCTGCGGCTAGAAACGGAAGCCGATGTCGTAGACGAACCAGCGCCCGCCGTTCACACGGCGCAGGCGGTGCGGCTTGGGCGAGCCGACGACCTTGCCGTTGGCGTCCCAGGCGCGGGTTTCGACGACCGCTTCCTCGAGCTTCGTGCCGCTGGCTTTTTTGATGTCCGCGCGGTCTTTTTCGTCGAGGAAATAGTTGTCGAAGGCGTCCTTTTCGTCGAAGCCTTTGAGCACCTTGATCCTGGCCTTGCCGAAGGTGACGTGGACGTACTGGCCGTGGAAGCGGCGCTGATGCAGGTCCCAGAAGAAGGCCGACTGTTCGCCGTCGATGTCTTTGCGGTCGGCGGAC
The Pyramidobacter piscolens W5455 DNA segment above includes these coding regions:
- a CDS encoding threonine aldolase family protein, which codes for MIRFNCDYSEGCHPAVLEALVRTNMEQTPGYGEDAHCERAAALIRAACDAPEAAVHFLVGGTQANFVMIAAALRPHQAAVCADTGHINVHESGAVEATGHKVIAVPGADGKISAAQVRAVVENHWDDVTHEHMAQPRLVYISNPTGLGTIYSLAELTALHDLCREKNLFLYMDGARLGYGLAAAGNDLTLADVARLTDAFYIGGTKVGALFGEALVIANGALKEDFRYIEKQRGAMLAKGRLLGVQFETLFTDDLYLKISRHAVDMAMLIRDACRAKEWNFMVESPTNQQFPIVPVEALKKLGEQYAYSPWAKIDGRREAVRFCTSWASREEDVRALAAAIAGS